From a single Thermothielavioides terrestris NRRL 8126 chromosome 1, complete sequence genomic region:
- a CDS encoding mitochondrial 54S ribosomal protein YmL39, translating into MAKKAKSRIISVRLLSMAMTGYFYTFTRPRTSLPMSMIKYDPIVRRRVLFLEQKRKGK; encoded by the exons ATGGCAAAGAAGG CCAAATCGCGCATCATCAGCGTGCGCCTGCTCTCCATGGCCATGACAGGCTATTTCTACACCTTCACGCGCCCGCGGACGTCCCTGCCCATGAGCATGATCAAATACGACCCGATAG TCCGGAGGAGAGTTCTCTTCCTCGAGCAAAAACGAAAGGGCAAATGA